From the Flavobacterium gyeonganense genome, the window TAGAACTGTAAAATAAGCTTCGAGTCCCTTGCGGAAATAACTTTTTCCCTGCCAGAGAAAAACATTCTTGGCTGTTTGCTGAGAAATAGTGCTTCCTCCACGAATCCTGCGACCGCGTTCGTTGCTTTTATAGGCTTTTTGAAGTGCTTTAAAATCGAATCCGTTATGATACAAAAAAGTTCCGTCTTCACTGGCAATAACAGCTTTTTGAAGATTTTTGGAAATCTTTTCTATAGGTTCCCAGTTATGGTCGAAATACACTTCTTTATCAGACATTTTATTCTCTATTACACGTATCACCATAAGTGGTGTAAAAAACACCGGAACGTATTTTAAAATTACAACCCATACAATAGAAATTCCGAAAAACCATAAAGCAGCTTTGATGAAAAACCATTTGATTTTTTGTCCCAAACTACGATTTGATTTTTTAGAAGCAGGTTTCGATTTGCCTGCGGTTGTTTTTTTTGGTGTTGGTTTCTTGGCTGCCATTAAATTAAATCTGCTAATTCTGTTCCTATTAAACTACCTATAGCTACTCCCATTCCGCCTAAACGAACTCCACAAAACACGTTATCAGACAGTTGGGACACAACAGGTTTTTTACTGTTTCCGATTCCCATAATACCACTCCATCGATGGGCAATATGAAAATCCTTATTTGGTAAAATTACATTTTTCAGTAAATCTTCCAATCTATTTTGCACAATTTTGGTCTGGCCAAATTCGGTTGTCGTTTCAGTTTCAAAATCTAAGTTTCTTCCTCCTCCAAGCAAAATTCTGTCACCGATATTCCTGAAATAATAATAGCCCCTTTCTAAATGAAAAGTACCTTTAATATCTAAATTTAGAATTGGTTCTGTAATTAAAACTTGTGCTCTTGCAGGCCTTACAGCTCCATTTGTCAAAGATTCTGCAAAACCATTAGTAGCGAAAAGTAATTTTTTAGAATTAAAACTAAAATCATTCATCACCACTTCGACATGATTGTTTGCATCACTAAAAGAAGTAACGGTTTGCTGATTCAGGATTAAAATATTAGCAGCAACAGCCTGTTTTAGCAATTCCTGCATCATATTTCCAGTATCAATCTGCGCTTCAAAAGGATTAAAAAGCAAATACTCCTGAATATTTTCAAACCCAAAACGGTCAATTTCTTTTGTAAAAACATCTGCTTTAAAAAGGGGTTTTAAAACTTCATTTATAAAAGGAATTTTAGAAATACATTCGTTAAACCCAAATTCATCCTCTTTTAAGAATAATTCATAACCCCCATGAGGTCTAAAATCTATGGTATTGTCTCCAAGTCGCTTTCTAAGCAGTTGCAAACCCTGCCAGCGTTTTTCTATTAATTCGACAACGTCTTCTTCAGTATGTGTTTTTAAGTCCTCCATAATTTCAGAAATACTTCCAAAACAGGCAAAACCTGCATTTTTAGTACTTGCCCCCTGAGGCAGCATTCCTTTTTCTAATACAAGTATTTTAGCTCCCGGAAATCTTTCGCTCAATCGCAATGCTGCATGAAGTCCTACAATCCCGCTTCCAACTATGGTATAGTCTACATTTGTAAACCAGTTTTTTAGTTCCCAATAACTAAGTTCCATCGTAGCATTTATTAAATTCCAATATTTTAAATCTCAAATCCCAATCTTGGGTTAAATTACAATATTTTTAAATCCTAAATTCCAATCTTTAGACAAAATTGCAAAACTTAATCTTGTAGAGTTTTGTATCTCTAGATGGAATTGAAAACTTCAACTCCGTTTAGATAAACAGTTTGGAATTTAAAAAAATGGAATTTCTTTTTTTTTAACTTTAACACTTATTGGAATTTGGATTTTAAAAATTTGGGATTTTAAATTAGTATTTTTAGCGCTGCTAAAATTAGATTTTTATTATGAAAAAAGTATTATTTATAACCTTAATAATGATGAGTTTAAATGCTATCGGACAAAATGTAATGTCGCAGGAACTGCTATGGAAATTAGGAAGAGTAACACCACTTGGACTTTCGAAAGACGGTAAAAATGTTGTTTACAAAGTTTCAACTCCTTCTGTAGAGGAAAACAAGTCTATTTCTAAATTTTACATTTTACCTGTAAATGGAGGAAACGCTACTGAAATCAAAGACACTAAAGAGGTTCTGACTGATAAAAACATTTCGCCTGACGGAAAATATTTGGTGTATAATGAAGAAGTAAAACTGGAAAAAGTTTTAGGAAAAGATTTTTATCCGAATCTTGACAAATCGGATGCTCAAATTTATAATGGTTTAGATTATCGCCATTGGGATACCTGGAATGAAGGAAAATTTAATCATGTTTTTTACAAAGAAAACAAAGATGGCGCAAAAGGAATTGACATTTTGAAAGATGAAAATTTTGACAGCCCACAAAAACCTTTTGGCGGTGATGAAGATTACATCTGGTCGCCAGACAGCAAAAGCATATTGTATGTGTGCAAGAAAAAGCCGGAACTGATTATGCCGTTTCTACAAACACAAATATTTATGAGTATAATTTAGAAACTCAAAAAACAATAAACAGAACCGAAGACAATTTAGGTTACGATACAGCTCCTCAATTTTCTCCAACAGGAAATTTATCATGGCTGCAGATGAAACGTGACGGTTACGAGTCTGATAAAAATGATATTATTGTTGAGTTTAAAGGAATCAAACAAAATTTAACTGCAAACTGGGACGGAACTGTAGATAATTTTATCTGGAACAAGGATGGTAAAAATGTCTTTTTTGTTGCACCGGTTGATGGAACTAAACAGCTTTTTACAGTAAATTTTCCGGGTTTGACACGAATTGCAATTACAGTTCGTCAATTGACAAATGGTGATTTTGATGTAAACGACTTAATTGGTTTCTCCGGAGATGATATTATCGTAACACGATCTGATATGAATCATGCCTCAGAAATTTTTTCTTTTAATCTGAAGAAAAATACCTGGAAACAATTATCAAATATCAATACTGAAACGTATAAAAAATTAACCTTGAGCAAAACCGAAAAACGTTATGTGACGACAACTGACGGCAAAAAAATGCTGGTTTGGGTAATTTTACCCCCAAATTTTGATGCTTCAAAAAAATATCCAACTTTATTGTTCTGTCAGGGAGGACCTCAAAGCCCGTTGACACAATCGTATTCTTTCCGTTGGAATTTCTCTTTAATGGCTGCGAAAGGCTATGTAGTTGTTGCGCCAAACCGTCGCGGAATGCCGGGTCATGGTGTAGAATGGAACGAACAGATCAGTAAGGATTGGGGAGGTCAGGTTATGGACGACTACCTTTCTGCAATTGATGATGTAGCCAAAGAAAACTACGTTGATAAAAGCCGTTTAGGATGTGTTGGCGCAAGCTACGGAGGCTACTCTGTATTTTATTTAGCCGGAATTCATAAAAACCGTTTTAAAACTTTTATCGCGCATGATGGTGTTTTCAATACACAAAGTATGTTTGGAACCACCGAAGAAGTTTTCTTTAACAACTGGGATTTTGGCGGGGCTTACTGGGAAAAGGACAATGCAGTTGCGCAAAAAGCATATACGACTTTTAATCCTGCAACTTTGGTTGGAAACTGGAACAGGCCTATTTTAATCATTCAGGGCGGAAAAGATTTCCGTGTACCAATCGGACAGAGTCAGGAAGCTTTCCAGGCTGCACAGTTAAGAGGAATTAAAAGCCGTTTTCTTTATTTTCCTGATGAAAATCACTGGGTTTTAAAGCCTCAAAATGCACAGGTTTGGCAAAACGAATTTTTTAAATGGCTTAACGAAACCCTTTAATACATAAGCAAAATATTCCAGCCACAGATTTACACTCTGTGGCTTTTTTTATAGAAAGTTTGGCTTTTTAAAACAGAAAATATTGAATAAATTGCAGTAATCATTTCAAAAAAGGAATTTCTCAATACCAATTTATGGAAAGCAAAAGAAGCTATATGCCCATTAAAGTACTTTTCGGCTACCTTGCCCTGATCGGATTAGTAGTGGTTGTGGGATGGTTTTTATATTCTGAAAATGTAGTTTACAATAAGTTAGAAGATAAAATTGCTTTTGAAAAAACTAAAATATTAAGAGTCAGCAAGCTTTTTTCAAATGTATATAAAACAGAAAGTTTAGCCCGAAAAACAATTCAGACCAACTCTGAAAAAGATTTCAAAAGCTACCTTATCGAAACAGACTCCTTAAAATCCAGATTAGATACACTGAAACAGATTGTAACCACAGAATATCAAAAGGTTTTGCTCGACAGCGTTGCTTATTTATTGTCTGAAAAAACAGAAAACATCAGACAATTAAAAACTATAAAAAATAAGGCTGATGATGAAGTTTCTGTAAATAACGCCATTGATGAAATTACCAAAATGGAGTTTAAACTTCGAAAACTGGAACTTCAGGATTTTACTCAAAACCCCAATGATTTGGGAAGTTATCAGCGAAATGTACTGCAAAAATATGTTGATTATCTAAATCAGAATATTCCTGACGATAGTACTAATACTTTAAGCAAACAGGCTTCTGATTCGATTTTAGCCAATTCTAAAAAGCTTTTGAGTGACGTAAAACAAAAAGCTGAAAAGAAAAAAGAGTCGCTCAATTTTGAAGAAAATAAACTGCTTAAAAATGAAATTGCAATTTCTGAACAGCTCCGAAAAGTTCTTCGGATAATTGAGAGGGAAATTATTATCAATTCCATTAAAAACAATTCATTAAAAGAAAAATCACTTAAAAAAGTAAATGAAATCGTGACGGTTTCAGCAATAGTGGGCTTACTACTGACTGTGGTTTTCTCTATCATCATTGTAAGTGATTATTCGAAATCGCAATTGTATAAAAAACAGTTGGAAATTGCCAACTTTAAGACCAAAAACCTTCTTAAAAGTCGTGAACAGCTTATATCTACAGTGAGCCATGATTTAAAAACCCCGCTGAGTACCATTGTAGGATATTCTGAACTTTTGAGCAATTCTGATGTGAATACCAAACAGTCGTATTTTATTAAAAACATAAAAAATTCATCTGAATATATTACACAGCTGGTTAAGGATTTGTTAGATTTTTCTCAAATTGAAGCAGGAAAAATAACAATTGAAAAAGTTCCCTTTTTATTGCCTGAAATTATTGATGAAGTGGCCAGAAGTATCCAGACCGTTTACAAACTAAAAGAAATTGACCTGATTATTAATGTTGATGAAAAACTGAACTCAAAAATTGTTGGCGATCCGTTTCGTGTAAAACAGGTTTTGAGCAACATTATTGGAAATGCCTATAAATTTACGGAGCAGGGTTTTATAAGAATCAGTGCTTATGTCGCTGAAGAAAATGATTCTTTTGCCATTACCATTGAAGATTCCGGTATTGGAATTGAGAAAGAAAATCAGAAACTGGTATTTGAAGAATTCGCCCAGGCAAATGAAAACATCGAAAAAAAATATGGCGGAACAGGTTTAGGATTGGCTATCTGTCAAAAAATCATTTCGATTTTAGGCGGAAAATTAAAGCTTGAAAGCACATTTGGAGAAGGAAGCACTTTTGAAATTAAACTACCGCTCTTATTTGATACAAGTGTAAGCCTGCCCGAACCTGAATCAAAAGAAATCATTACAAATTCAGAAAAATTTACTTTTATCGTTCTGGATGACGATATCAATTTACTGAACCTTACAAGTACTGTTTTAAAACAGCAGGGGCATCAGGTCTTATCATTTACAAATGCTGCAGAAGCATTAGAAACTATACTGAATACTAAATTTGATTTCATCATTACAGATATTCAGATGCCCGAAATTGATGGGTTCTTGTTTATTAAAAAATTGAAAAGTAAAAAAGGCTCATTTTATAAAAATCAGCCCATCATCGCTATAACAGGAAGGACCGATTTAGATTTTTCTACTTACACGAATGCCGGATTTTCCACAGTAATAAACAAACCTTACTCACCCAAAGTCTTACTTGAAACCATTCAGAAAGTCTTAGACAATACTATAAGTCATGACAATAAATTTGTAAAAAGAGAAGAAGAGTTTTCTTCAAAGACTTATTGTTTAGAAACTTTAAAAGAGTTTTTAGGAAATGATAATGAATCAGCAAAAGAGTTTATCAGATCATTTATAGAAAGTACAATCCGAAATTTAAAAGATTTAGAAAATGCCGTTGAGAAAAAAAATATAGCCGAAGTAAATGCGATCAGTCACAGGATGGCACCAATGTTCAGACAGATTCAGGCACAGGAAATTGGTGAAATCCTGAAAAAATTAGAACAAAATAATTTAGAAAACTCAAATTTACACGCTCTTTTTAGTAGTTTAAAAACCAAAATAGACTTGTTATTTGATGGTTTAAAAAAAGAAATCCTTTAGTCAATATTGTACTGTTTTAATTTATTGTAAAGCGTTTTTCGGGTTATTTTCAATAGCTTTGCTGCTTCAGATTTATTGTTTTGAGTTCTGGATAAAGCATGAATAATGGCTTCCCTTTCATTGTCAGACAAAGAAAAACTTCCTGAACTGCCCAGTTTTTCTGTTTGAAAAAACTCAATAGGCAAAACATCACTTTCGATAAAATCTCCCTGAGACAAAAGCGTAGCACGTTTGATACAATTTTGAAGTTCACGTAAATTTCCCGGCCAGCTGTATTTTTGAAAAATGGCTACTACCTCGGGTGAAAATCCTATAATATCTTTATTCAATTGCTGGTTTGCCTTCTCTAAAAAGTAATCGGCAAAAACCATCAAATCTTCTCCTCTGTCGGTTAATGAAGGCGACTGAATAGAAAATTCATTGATTCGATGATACAAATCTTCACGAAAATCACCATTTTTAACAGCTTCACGCAAATCTTCGTTGGTAGCTGTAATAATCCTGATATCAACATTAATTTCCTTATTGCTGCCGACTGGTTTTATTTTTCGTTCCTGAAGTGCCCTTAACAACTGAATCTGATTTTCATAGGAAAGATTCCCTATTTCGTCCAGAAAAATGGTTCCTCCGTTTGCTGCTTCAAAATATCCTGTTTTGTCACTTATTGCTCCGGTAAAAGATCCTTTTAAATGTCCGAAAAACTCACTCGCTGCCAATTCTTTCGGAATCGCACCACAGTCAACTGCTATAAAATTATTGTTTTTTCTTTGGCTTTGCTGATGGATGCTTTTTGCGATAATTTCTTTTCCTGTGCCGCTTTCTCCTATAATTAAAACAGACATGTCAGTAGGACTTACCAGTTTAATATGCTCTAATAATTTTTTGGAAGCGACAGAAATTCCTTTAACAAACTCATTTTCCGGAGAAGCCTGTTTATTTACTGCTTTTTTTTCTTTTACTACAACTTTTTCAGTTGGTGCCGTTTGGAGTGCATTGGTAATAACCAATAAAACTTCATCAGGATTAAATGGTTTCGAGATATAATCAGATGCTCCGTTTTTAATTGCTTTTACGGCAGTATTTACATCAGAGTAGCCTGTCATAAGTATAACAGGGATTTCAGGATGAGACGTTTTAAATTCAGACATCAAAACAATACCATCAGCATCAGGCAAACGGAGGTCTGTCAAAATCAAATCGAAAGATTCTTTTTTGATATATAACCGGGCTTCTTCTGCGGAGAAAGCAATAGTTACATCAAATGCTTTTTTTACCAGAAACCTTTCCAATAATTTGCAAAATGAAATATCGTCTTCTATTAATAATATCTTCGGCATGTTCTTTTTGGGACTTTTTGCTAAAATACCACTATTAATACAGTATTTTCACAAAATTATGCAAAAAAAAGAGACTGCTGTTAAGCAATCTCTTTTTCACCAAAAACATAAATCTAATTCACCTAATTATATTTTTAACCAGTTACCTTCAGCATCCGAGTAAACAGTAGCTTTCTGGTCTCCAACTGCTATGTCTAATTTGTATTCATTTTTGTCGTTTTTATACGCTTTTTCAAGCACGGCACCCGGATAAGCTGTTTCCAGAGCTGTCTTCACAGCTGCGGGAACATCGTCGTTGCTAATTTCAGTATATTCTGACTGAAATATTAGGGAAGTTTTTTGTGGTTGAGCATCAGTAATTGTTGATGCATAGATTGATAAACTTCCAAAAACAATCGCTGCGGATAAAATTAACTTTTTCATAATGATTTAATTTAGTTACTTTTTAATGACATTTCCTGATGCATCTGTAAAAATTGTATATTTCTTGTCGCCATTCGAAATTTCCAGTTTATACTCGTTTTTAGCATTTTTATATACCTTTTCAAGTTTAGTGTTTGGAAAAGATTTCTCTGCTGTAGACTTTACAGCTGCCGGTACTGCATCTGAAGCAACCTCTGTGTATTCATCCTGAAAAAAGAAAGAATTAACATTTGAAATTTTTACGTGAGGAATAGCTGCCTGAACTGATAAACCTCCTAAAATAATTGCTGCAGATAAAATTAATTTTTTCATAATGCTTCTTTTATTTATTTTTTAAGAAT encodes:
- a CDS encoding PepSY-like domain-containing protein: MKKLILSAAIILGGLSVQAAIPHVKISNVNSFFFQDEYTEVASDAVPAAVKSTAEKSFPNTKLEKVYKNAKNEYKLEISNGDKKYTIFTDASGNVIKK
- the mtgA gene encoding monofunctional biosynthetic peptidoglycan transglycosylase; protein product: MAAKKPTPKKTTAGKSKPASKKSNRSLGQKIKWFFIKAALWFFGISIVWVVILKYVPVFFTPLMVIRVIENKMSDKEVYFDHNWEPIEKISKNLQKAVIASEDGTFLYHNGFDFKALQKAYKSNERGRRIRGGSTISQQTAKNVFLWQGKSYFRKGLEAYFTVLIELIWGKERIMEVYLNSIEMGDGVYGAYAATEYWYRRDASSLTPMQAAGIAAILPNPRKFKATGSSSYINRRKERIVREMRAVGKINYDGK
- a CDS encoding ATP-binding protein, with protein sequence MESKRSYMPIKVLFGYLALIGLVVVVGWFLYSENVVYNKLEDKIAFEKTKILRVSKLFSNVYKTESLARKTIQTNSEKDFKSYLIETDSLKSRLDTLKQIVTTEYQKVLLDSVAYLLSEKTENIRQLKTIKNKADDEVSVNNAIDEITKMEFKLRKLELQDFTQNPNDLGSYQRNVLQKYVDYLNQNIPDDSTNTLSKQASDSILANSKKLLSDVKQKAEKKKESLNFEENKLLKNEIAISEQLRKVLRIIEREIIINSIKNNSLKEKSLKKVNEIVTVSAIVGLLLTVVFSIIIVSDYSKSQLYKKQLEIANFKTKNLLKSREQLISTVSHDLKTPLSTIVGYSELLSNSDVNTKQSYFIKNIKNSSEYITQLVKDLLDFSQIEAGKITIEKVPFLLPEIIDEVARSIQTVYKLKEIDLIINVDEKLNSKIVGDPFRVKQVLSNIIGNAYKFTEQGFIRISAYVAEENDSFAITIEDSGIGIEKENQKLVFEEFAQANENIEKKYGGTGLGLAICQKIISILGGKLKLESTFGEGSTFEIKLPLLFDTSVSLPEPESKEIITNSEKFTFIVLDDDINLLNLTSTVLKQQGHQVLSFTNAAEALETILNTKFDFIITDIQMPEIDGFLFIKKLKSKKGSFYKNQPIIAITGRTDLDFSTYTNAGFSTVINKPYSPKVLLETIQKVLDNTISHDNKFVKREEEFSSKTYCLETLKEFLGNDNESAKEFIRSFIESTIRNLKDLENAVEKKNIAEVNAISHRMAPMFRQIQAQEIGEILKKLEQNNLENSNLHALFSSLKTKIDLLFDGLKKEIL
- a CDS encoding NAD(P)/FAD-dependent oxidoreductase, whose protein sequence is MELSYWELKNWFTNVDYTIVGSGIVGLHAALRLSERFPGAKILVLEKGMLPQGASTKNAGFACFGSISEIMEDLKTHTEEDVVELIEKRWQGLQLLRKRLGDNTIDFRPHGGYELFLKEDEFGFNECISKIPFINEVLKPLFKADVFTKEIDRFGFENIQEYLLFNPFEAQIDTGNMMQELLKQAVAANILILNQQTVTSFSDANNHVEVVMNDFSFNSKKLLFATNGFAESLTNGAVRPARAQVLITEPILNLDIKGTFHLERGYYYFRNIGDRILLGGGRNLDFETETTTEFGQTKIVQNRLEDLLKNVILPNKDFHIAHRWSGIMGIGNSKKPVVSQLSDNVFCGVRLGGMGVAIGSLIGTELADLI
- a CDS encoding sigma-54-dependent transcriptional regulator; this translates as MPKILLIEDDISFCKLLERFLVKKAFDVTIAFSAEEARLYIKKESFDLILTDLRLPDADGIVLMSEFKTSHPEIPVILMTGYSDVNTAVKAIKNGASDYISKPFNPDEVLLVITNALQTAPTEKVVVKEKKAVNKQASPENEFVKGISVASKKLLEHIKLVSPTDMSVLIIGESGTGKEIIAKSIHQQSQRKNNNFIAVDCGAIPKELAASEFFGHLKGSFTGAISDKTGYFEAANGGTIFLDEIGNLSYENQIQLLRALQERKIKPVGSNKEINVDIRIITATNEDLREAVKNGDFREDLYHRINEFSIQSPSLTDRGEDLMVFADYFLEKANQQLNKDIIGFSPEVVAIFQKYSWPGNLRELQNCIKRATLLSQGDFIESDVLPIEFFQTEKLGSSGSFSLSDNEREAIIHALSRTQNNKSEAAKLLKITRKTLYNKLKQYNID